The Corynebacterium mycetoides genome includes the window GGCCCTGTTGTTTATCAACGACACCGGCATCCAGGCGCTGCAGGAAGTCGTGATCATTATCGCGCTGCCGTTCTTCATCCTCTACTTCTTCATCATGTTCGCGCTACTCAAGGCGATGAACGACGACTCCGCCGCGCGCCGCCGCGTCCGTACCCGCCAGTGGGACAAGACCGACAGCGCCGAGAAGCTGGAAGAGGCGGAGAACCGCCCCGCGCCGGGTTATGACGCAGAAGGCAACGAGATTGCCCGTCCCGAGCTGGAGTACGACCTGGAGGAGGGCGGCTGGAAGCTGTCGGAGTCGCTCATCATCGAAGGCGACCTCGCCATCGGCGGCGAGGTGGACCAGGACTGGAGCGGGGAATCAGAACCGGCGTTTACGATCGTCGACGAGGAAACCCCGAAGCGCCGTTAGAGCACCTGGTCGGCCCAGCTCGCCAGGCCCTCGAAGCTTGACGACGCCACCGCGTGCTCGCGTTTCGGAATCCGCCCGGCCCCGGCCGCCAACGCTCCGGCCTCGACTGCCAGGCGCATTGCGTTGGCCATCGCCTCCGGGTCCTGGCTGCGGTTGATGGCGCTGGCCAGCAGAACGCCGGAGCAGCCGAGTTCCATGGCGAGCGCGGCGTCGGAGGCCGTGCCGACGCCAGCGTCGATGAGCACGGGCACCTCGGCGCGCGAACAGATCAGCTCGATGTTGTGCGGGTTGAGGATGCCCAGCCCGGTGCCGATCGGCGACCCGAGCGGCATCACCGCCGCCGCGCCGATGTCCTCGAGGCGTTTTGCCGCCACCGGGTCGTCCGAGGTGTAGGCGAGCACGGTAAAGCCGGCGTTGATGAGCATCTCGCAGGCGTCGACGGTCTCCACCACGTCGGGCAGCAGCGTGCGGTCGTCGGCGATGACTTCGAGCTTGACCCAATCCGTATGCAGTGCGTCGCGGGCGAGCTCGGCGGTGATCACCGCGTCGCGCGCGGTTTTGCAGCCCGCCGTGTTCGGCAGTGGCGCGATACCGAGTCGGCGCAGCAAGTCGAAAACCGACTCACCGCTGCCGCCGGCGGAGTGGCGGCGCATCGCGACGGTCGTCAGCTCCGTGCGGGAGGCAACCAGGCAGCGCTCGAGCATGTCCATCGAGCTCGCGCCGCCGGTGCCCATGATGAGGCGGGAGGAAAACTCCCGGCCAGCGATAGTAAGCACCTGCCCTAGCCCCCCTGGACTGCGGTGAGGATGTCCACGCGCGCCCCGTCGGCAAGCTGCGTCGACTCCCACTTCGAGCGCGGGACGACGGCCGAGTCGATTGCGACGGCGGTGCCGGCGTCGGGAACATCGCCGAGCACCTCACGCACGAGCTCGCTGACCGTCGCCGCATCGGTGTCTCGCGCGGTGTCGTTGACCAAAATGTTTCTGCTCATTGTGTCCTCCTGTGGCGCATCGGGTCGCATGCACTCAAGTCTAGGCAGGGCTTTTGCTTCTCGACGAGCTCCGCTGCGCACCGCGCCGCCAGCGCCGCCAGCAAAATCCCGTGGCGGAAGTACCCGGTGCTGACAACCACGCGCTCGCTAACACGCCCGAGGTAGGGCAGATCGTCCGGCGTGGCGGGCCGGGCGCCCGCGCCGGCCTCGATGAAATCGCAGTCCTCAATGCCGGGCAGAATCTCAATCGCGTCGCGCAGAAGCTGGTACACGCCCTGGGCTTGCGCGTTTGCGCGGCCGTCCTCGCGGCTGGTTGCGCCCACGGTCAGCGTCGCATCCTCGCGCGGGATGACGTAGATCGCCCTGCCCTCCACCACACCGCGGACCACCCTGGTGGCGAGCGGGTCAAGGTGTTTCGGGGCCCGGAGCTGCAGGATATCGCCGTAGACCGGGCGCAGCTGCAGCGGGTTTTTGTCCCCCTCGTCCCACCCGGAGATGTCTTTCGCGCCGAGGCCGGCGGCGATGACTACCTGCTGGTGCGCAAGATCGGAAACGTCAGTGACCTGCTCGCGCACGAAACTCACCCCGGCGTTGGTGCAGGCGTCGATAAGCGCGCGCGTCAACAGCCGCGGCCTGACCTGGTGATCGCCGCTGCTGAGCACCGCCGAGGACAGCGCGGGAGACAGTGCGGGTTCCAGCGCCCGGGCCTGGCGCACCGTGAGGCGCTGCGCGTGCACCCCGCGGGCGTGCTGGTAGCTGAGCAGATCGTCCAGAAAGGTGCTGTCGGCGCGGTCGCGAGCAACCACGAGGGTGCCCTCGGTGCGGTAGCCCGTCGGCAGGTCGGAGTACTTCCGGCACAACGCGATCAGCTCCGGGTAGCGGCTGGCTGAGGCCTGCATCAGCGGTAGAAGCGGGTCTTGCTTGTACACCACCTCTGAAGCCGGCGCGAGCATTCCGC containing:
- a CDS encoding thiazole synthase, whose amino-acid sequence is MLTIAGREFSSRLIMGTGGASSMDMLERCLVASRTELTTVAMRRHSAGGSGESVFDLLRRLGIAPLPNTAGCKTARDAVITAELARDALHTDWVKLEVIADDRTLLPDVVETVDACEMLINAGFTVLAYTSDDPVAAKRLEDIGAAAVMPLGSPIGTGLGILNPHNIELICSRAEVPVLIDAGVGTASDAALAMELGCSGVLLASAINRSQDPEAMANAMRLAVEAGALAAGAGRIPKREHAVASSSFEGLASWADQVL
- the thiS gene encoding sulfur carrier protein ThiS, producing MSRNILVNDTARDTDAATVSELVREVLGDVPDAGTAVAIDSAVVPRSKWESTQLADGARVDILTAVQGG
- the thiO gene encoding glycine oxidase ThiO — encoded protein: MSGTPTAVIGAGIIGLSTALTLADRGHSVTVYDPAPARGASHYAGGMLAPASEVVYKQDPLLPLMQASASRYPELIALCRKYSDLPTGYRTEGTLVVARDRADSTFLDDLLSYQHARGVHAQRLTVRQARALEPALSPALSSAVLSSGDHQVRPRLLTRALIDACTNAGVSFVREQVTDVSDLAHQQVVIAAGLGAKDISGWDEGDKNPLQLRPVYGDILQLRAPKHLDPLATRVVRGVVEGRAIYVIPREDATLTVGATSREDGRANAQAQGVYQLLRDAIEILPGIEDCDFIEAGAGARPATPDDLPYLGRVSERVVVSTGYFRHGILLAALAARCAAELVEKQKPCLDLSACDPMRHRRTQ